The Lysobacter panacisoli genome includes a window with the following:
- the flgJ gene encoding flagellar assembly peptidoglycan hydrolase FlgJ, with protein sequence MRLPASATDLPLTTTAAPRADRSRLEHAAQQLEAQFAQMLVKSMRSASFGDPLMGDNSTYRDMYDQQLSRELAKGRGLGLAPMIVRQLERSSGAGGTTIPVAPAGGFPLDGTGAATTSIPLARSSDGVSMPAMAMPVAPRMDTTPVECDPDAPLDCSSPEAFVRSVWPHAQRTAQELGVSPKALVAQAALETGWGRRLAKEGSASSHNLFGIKAGSRWKGESVNAATHEYSNGERRSERADFRAYGTVGESFSDYARLLDNPRYAQARAAGHDTRRFAQALQSAGYATDPAYAAKINAIAEGATLNRALAALDGGTTRG encoded by the coding sequence ATGCGCCTGCCCGCCTCCGCCACCGACCTGCCCCTGACGACGACGGCCGCCCCGCGCGCCGATCGCTCGCGCCTGGAGCATGCCGCGCAGCAGCTGGAGGCGCAGTTCGCGCAGATGCTGGTCAAGTCGATGCGCAGCGCCAGCTTCGGCGACCCGCTGATGGGCGACAACAGCACCTACCGCGACATGTACGACCAGCAGCTCTCGCGCGAACTCGCCAAGGGTCGCGGGCTGGGCCTGGCACCGATGATCGTGCGCCAGCTCGAACGCAGCAGCGGTGCGGGCGGCACCACTATCCCGGTCGCACCGGCCGGCGGCTTTCCGCTCGACGGCACCGGCGCTGCAACGACGTCGATCCCGCTCGCGCGCAGCAGCGACGGCGTGTCGATGCCGGCGATGGCGATGCCGGTCGCACCGCGCATGGACACCACGCCGGTCGAATGCGATCCGGACGCACCGCTGGACTGCAGCAGTCCGGAGGCGTTCGTGCGTTCGGTGTGGCCGCATGCGCAGCGCACCGCGCAGGAGCTGGGCGTCTCGCCCAAGGCGCTGGTCGCGCAGGCCGCGCTCGAAACCGGCTGGGGCCGGCGCCTGGCGAAGGAAGGCAGCGCCAGTTCGCACAACCTGTTCGGCATCAAGGCCGGCTCACGCTGGAAGGGCGAAAGCGTCAACGCCGCCACGCACGAATACAGCAACGGCGAACGCCGCAGCGAACGCGCCGACTTCCGCGCCTACGGCACGGTCGGCGAAAGCTTCTCCGACTACGCGCGCCTGCTCGACAACCCGCGCTACGCGCAGGCGCGCGCGGCCGGACACGACACCCGGCGTTTCGCCCAGGCGCTGCAGAGCGCCGGCTACGCAACCGACCCCGCCTACGCCGCGAAGATCAATGCGATCGCGGAAGGCGCCACGCTCAACCGTGCCCTCGCCGCGCTCGACGGCGGCACGACCCGAGGCTGA
- a CDS encoding flagellar basal body P-ring protein FlgI encodes MPAHAERIKDLAQVAGVRGNPLIGYGLVVGLDGSGDRTSQTPFTVQSLKTMLDQLGVSIPPGVNPQLKNVAAVAIHAELPPFAKPGQPIDVTVSSIGNAGSLRGGSLLMAPLRGADGEIYAIAQGSLVVSGFGASGRDGSRISVNAPNGGRIPNGAIVERAVAGAPPSGVVTLNLHEADFTTAARIVDAVNDAFGNGRARAVDAVTIDVMPPADGDRVGFLARLESLDISPGAAASKVIVNSRTGTVVMGGQVSVLPAAVSHGSLTVSITEAVQVSQPNEFGRGNTVVTPQSSVEANQEGGRMFLFQGGTSLEQIVRAVNAVGAAPGDIVAILEALKRAGALRAELEVI; translated from the coding sequence ATGCCCGCCCACGCCGAGCGCATCAAGGACCTCGCGCAGGTCGCCGGCGTGCGCGGCAATCCGCTGATCGGCTACGGCCTGGTGGTCGGACTGGACGGCAGCGGCGACCGCACCAGCCAGACGCCGTTCACCGTGCAGAGCCTGAAGACCATGCTCGACCAGCTCGGCGTCAGCATTCCGCCGGGCGTGAATCCGCAGCTGAAGAACGTCGCCGCGGTCGCGATCCACGCCGAACTTCCGCCGTTCGCCAAGCCGGGCCAGCCGATCGACGTCACCGTGTCCTCGATCGGCAACGCCGGTTCGCTGCGCGGCGGCAGCCTGTTGATGGCACCGCTGCGCGGCGCCGACGGCGAGATCTACGCGATCGCGCAGGGCAGCCTCGTGGTGTCGGGCTTCGGTGCGTCGGGTCGCGACGGCTCGCGCATCTCGGTCAACGCGCCCAACGGCGGCCGCATCCCCAATGGCGCCATCGTCGAACGCGCGGTCGCCGGTGCGCCGCCGTCGGGCGTCGTCACGCTCAACCTGCACGAAGCCGACTTCACCACCGCCGCGCGCATCGTCGATGCGGTCAACGACGCGTTCGGCAACGGCCGCGCGCGCGCCGTCGACGCGGTGACCATCGACGTGATGCCGCCGGCCGACGGCGACCGCGTCGGATTCCTGGCGCGGCTGGAATCGCTGGACATCAGCCCGGGCGCGGCCGCGTCCAAGGTGATCGTCAATTCGCGCACCGGCACCGTGGTGATGGGCGGCCAGGTCAGCGTGCTGCCGGCCGCGGTCTCGCACGGTTCGCTCACGGTGTCGATCACCGAAGCCGTCCAGGTCAGCCAGCCCAACGAATTCGGCCGCGGCAATACCGTGGTCACGCCGCAGTCGAGCGTGGAAGCGAACCAGGAGGGCGGCCGCATGTTCCTGTTCCAGGGCGGCACCTCGCTGGAGCAGATCGTGCGCGCGGTGAACGCAGTCGGCGCCGCGCCGGGCGACATCGTCGCGATCCTGGAAGCGCTCAAGCGCGCCGGCGCGTTGCGGGCGGAGCTGGAGGTCATCTGA
- the flgH gene encoding flagellar basal body L-ring protein FlgH, producing MLGLAGCAAVVGDVRPFAPMSAPAIAVAAPSVPASEGAIYPGSRALRLFEDNKARGVGDLVTIVLVENTSARAQANTAVSKDSTIDMAAPTIAGVPITYKGNPILQASAEGSREFQGAGNSTQSNRLSGSVTATVVQDLGNGNLLVRGEKQVRLNQGDELIQVQGIVRTADIGPDNRISSDRVGDARIVYGGRGTLARSNAMGWLGRFFNSAVYPY from the coding sequence ATGCTGGGCCTGGCCGGCTGTGCCGCCGTGGTCGGCGACGTGCGTCCGTTCGCGCCGATGTCCGCGCCCGCGATCGCGGTCGCCGCGCCGTCCGTGCCGGCCAGCGAAGGCGCGATCTATCCCGGCTCGCGTGCGTTGCGCCTGTTCGAGGACAACAAGGCGCGCGGCGTCGGCGACCTGGTCACCATCGTGCTGGTCGAGAACACCAGCGCGCGGGCCCAGGCCAACACCGCGGTGAGCAAGGATTCGACCATCGACATGGCCGCGCCGACCATCGCCGGCGTGCCGATCACCTACAAGGGCAATCCGATCCTGCAGGCTTCGGCCGAGGGTTCGCGCGAGTTCCAGGGTGCGGGCAACAGCACCCAGAGCAACCGCCTCAGCGGATCGGTGACCGCCACCGTCGTGCAGGACCTGGGCAACGGCAACCTGCTGGTGCGCGGCGAGAAGCAGGTGCGCCTGAACCAGGGCGACGAGCTGATCCAGGTTCAAGGAATCGTCCGCACCGCCGATATCGGTCCCGACAACCGGATTTCGTCCGACCGTGTTGGCGACGCGCGCATCGTCTATGGCGGGCGCGGGACGCTGGCACGTTCCAACGCGATGGGCTGGCTGGGCCGCTTCTTCAACTCCGCCGTCTATCCCTATTGA
- the flgG gene encoding flagellar basal-body rod protein FlgG → MTQALWIAKTGLDAQQTRMAVISNNLANTNTTGFKRDRAEFQDLLYQTVRQPGGASSEQTQLPTGLSTGTGVRVAATAKEFSQGSLAVTGGALDVGIDGRGFFEVLMPDGSTAYTRDGSFKRSPQGELVTSSGYPVQPGIQFPEGTQSVTISPDGTVTVKLQGQAEDVQVGALTLADFVNPAGLQAKGGNLYVETGASGPAQTGAPGTNGVGMLAQGQLEGSNVNVVEELVSMIETQRAYETNAKAISTTDSMLGFLNNNL, encoded by the coding sequence ATGACCCAGGCTTTGTGGATCGCCAAGACCGGCCTCGACGCGCAGCAGACGCGCATGGCGGTGATTTCCAACAACCTCGCCAACACCAACACCACCGGCTTCAAGCGCGACCGTGCCGAGTTCCAGGACCTGCTGTACCAGACCGTGCGCCAGCCCGGCGGTGCGAGTTCGGAACAGACCCAGTTGCCGACCGGCCTGTCCACGGGCACCGGTGTGCGAGTGGCGGCGACCGCGAAGGAGTTCTCGCAGGGCAGCCTCGCCGTCACCGGCGGCGCGCTCGACGTGGGCATCGACGGCCGTGGCTTCTTCGAAGTGCTGATGCCCGACGGCAGCACCGCCTACACGCGCGACGGCAGCTTCAAGCGCAGCCCGCAGGGCGAGCTGGTCACCAGTTCCGGTTATCCCGTGCAGCCGGGCATCCAGTTCCCCGAAGGCACGCAGAGCGTGACCATCTCTCCCGACGGCACGGTGACGGTGAAGCTGCAGGGTCAGGCCGAGGACGTGCAGGTCGGCGCGTTGACGCTGGCCGACTTCGTCAATCCCGCCGGCCTGCAGGCCAAGGGCGGCAACCTTTACGTCGAGACCGGCGCCAGTGGCCCGGCGCAGACCGGCGCGCCCGGCACCAACGGCGTCGGCATGCTCGCGCAGGGCCAGCTGGAAGGTTCCAACGTCAACGTCGTCGAGGAGCTGGTGTCGATGATCGAGACGCAGCGCGCGTACGAAACCAACGCCAAGGCGATCTCGACCACCGACTCGATGCTCGGCTTCCTCAACAACAACCTGTGA
- a CDS encoding flagellar basal body rod protein FlgF, producing MTDRALYIAMTGASASLKTQASVSHNLANADTVGFQATLGGTAAAPITGPGHASRVAAAAQTFGVSGAHGGIVNTGGTLDVALQSDRWLAVQDSQGGVAYTRAGNLQMTANGLLTSNGRPVIGADGAPLTVPPHQSLDIASDGTISIVPQGQPASTIAEAGRLRVVEARTADMVRGDDGLMRPANGQPPAPAAGESLVTGALENSNVEATSMLVQMIQTARAFEMQVRVLQSVDENARSANSLLSSR from the coding sequence ATGACCGACCGCGCGCTGTACATCGCGATGACCGGCGCCAGCGCGTCGCTGAAGACGCAGGCATCGGTCTCGCACAACCTCGCCAATGCCGACACGGTGGGCTTCCAGGCCACGCTCGGCGGCACCGCCGCCGCGCCGATCACCGGCCCCGGCCACGCTTCGCGCGTGGCCGCCGCGGCGCAGACCTTCGGCGTGAGCGGTGCGCACGGCGGCATCGTCAACACCGGTGGCACGCTCGACGTGGCACTGCAATCCGACCGCTGGCTGGCGGTGCAGGATTCGCAGGGCGGCGTCGCCTACACGCGCGCCGGCAACCTGCAGATGACCGCCAACGGCCTGCTCACCAGCAACGGCCGTCCGGTGATCGGTGCCGACGGTGCGCCGCTGACCGTGCCGCCGCACCAGTCGCTCGACATCGCCAGCGACGGCACGATCTCGATCGTGCCGCAGGGCCAGCCGGCTTCCACCATCGCCGAAGCCGGACGCCTGCGCGTGGTCGAAGCGCGCACCGCCGACATGGTGCGCGGCGACGACGGCCTGATGCGTCCCGCCAACGGCCAGCCGCCCGCGCCGGCGGCCGGCGAATCGCTGGTGACCGGTGCGCTGGAGAACAGCAACGTCGAGGCGACCTCGATGCTGGTGCAGATGATCCAGACCGCGCGCGCCTTCGAAATGCAGGTACGCGTCTTGCAGAGCGTGGACGAGAACGCGCGCAGCGCCAATTCGCTGCTGTCGTCGCGTTGA
- the flgE gene encoding flagellar hook protein FlgE, translating to MSFNTSLSGINAANADLNVTANNIANVNTVGFKESRAEFADLFASTAYGLSRNAIGSGVKLSNVAQQFSQGNFDTTGRGLDVAIDGEGFFVLNDNGARVYSRAGNFQPDPNGFIGTPDGKRLQVFAPNANGNGFDVGRLTDLQLLTTTSPPQASTNVDMQVTLPGNAAAPTVVPFDPTDTNTYNHSTGGATVYDSLGVAHVQTSYFVKTANANEWQVHNYIDGTAVGAPTTLQFSPAGALLTPANGQITMAPFTPTTGAGVMNLTLSLSGSAQYGSAFALREINPDGYPAGKLNEIDIDPTGVVFARFSNGADVPLGQIALSTFTNPQGLQPQGNNTWAETYSSGEPRTGAPDTADFGILQSGSLEASNVDLTEQLVNMITAQRNFQANAQMISTQDQITQTIINIR from the coding sequence ATGAGCTTCAACACCTCGCTGTCCGGCATCAACGCGGCCAACGCCGACCTCAACGTCACCGCGAACAACATCGCCAACGTCAACACCGTCGGCTTCAAGGAATCGCGCGCCGAGTTCGCCGACCTGTTCGCCTCCACCGCCTACGGCCTGTCGCGCAACGCGATCGGTTCGGGCGTGAAGCTGAGCAACGTCGCGCAGCAGTTCTCGCAGGGTAATTTCGACACGACCGGCCGCGGCCTCGACGTCGCCATCGACGGCGAAGGCTTCTTCGTCCTCAACGACAACGGCGCGCGCGTGTACTCGCGCGCGGGCAACTTCCAGCCCGATCCGAACGGCTTCATCGGCACGCCCGACGGCAAGCGCCTGCAGGTGTTCGCGCCCAACGCCAACGGCAACGGCTTCGACGTCGGTCGCCTGACCGACCTGCAGCTGCTCACCACGACCAGCCCGCCGCAGGCGTCGACCAACGTCGACATGCAGGTCACCCTGCCCGGCAACGCGGCGGCGCCGACCGTCGTGCCGTTCGATCCGACCGACACCAACACCTACAACCACTCCACGGGCGGCGCGACCGTGTACGACTCGCTCGGCGTCGCGCACGTGCAGACCTCGTACTTCGTGAAGACCGCCAACGCCAACGAGTGGCAGGTCCACAACTACATCGACGGCACTGCCGTCGGCGCACCGACCACGCTGCAGTTCTCGCCCGCGGGCGCGCTGCTGACGCCGGCCAACGGCCAGATCACGATGGCCCCTTTCACGCCGACCACCGGTGCCGGCGTCATGAACCTGACGCTCAGCCTGTCGGGCTCGGCGCAGTATGGATCGGCCTTCGCGCTGCGCGAGATCAACCCGGACGGTTACCCCGCGGGCAAGCTCAACGAGATCGACATCGATCCCACCGGCGTGGTGTTCGCGCGTTTCTCCAACGGCGCCGACGTGCCGCTGGGCCAGATCGCGCTGAGCACGTTCACCAATCCGCAGGGCCTGCAGCCGCAGGGCAACAACACGTGGGCCGAGACGTATTCCTCGGGTGAGCCGCGCACCGGTGCGCCGGACACGGCGGACTTCGGCATCCTGCAGTCGGGCTCGCTGGAAGCGTCCAACGTCGATTTGACCGAACAGCTGGTCAACATGATCACCGCGCAGCGCAACTTCCAGGCGAACGCGCAGATGATCTCGACGCAGGACCAGATCACCCAGACCATCATCAACATCCGCTGA
- a CDS encoding flagellar hook capping FlgD N-terminal domain-containing protein produces MSTIASDIYANLGGQAASSSKKKEESLGQADFLRLMTEQLQHQDPLNPMQNSEFLGQLAQFSTVQGIQGLQASMDGYTNSLATDQMLRGAALVGRNVLVPSAKMSLGAENGVKGVVAAPDSGTVTFEVTDANGQRVRQFTVQADKAGEVSFEWDGKNDAGERLPAGTYGVTATHGTGESKKSLSTYVESRVQSVTVGSDGVFLDLPGLGTAPLDYVLRIS; encoded by the coding sequence ATGAGCACCATCGCCTCCGACATCTACGCCAACCTCGGCGGACAGGCCGCGAGTTCGAGCAAGAAGAAGGAAGAGTCGCTCGGCCAGGCCGATTTCCTGCGCCTGATGACCGAACAGCTGCAGCACCAGGATCCGTTGAACCCGATGCAGAACAGCGAGTTCCTCGGCCAGCTCGCGCAGTTCTCCACGGTGCAGGGCATCCAGGGCCTGCAGGCTTCGATGGACGGCTACACCAACTCGCTGGCGACCGACCAGATGCTGCGCGGCGCGGCGCTGGTCGGACGCAACGTGCTGGTGCCGTCGGCCAAGATGTCGCTGGGCGCCGAAAACGGCGTCAAGGGCGTGGTCGCCGCGCCGGACTCGGGCACCGTCACCTTCGAAGTCACCGACGCCAACGGCCAGCGTGTGCGTCAGTTCACCGTGCAGGCCGACAAGGCCGGCGAAGTGTCGTTCGAATGGGACGGCAAGAACGACGCGGGCGAACGCCTGCCCGCCGGCACCTATGGCGTCACCGCGACGCACGGCACCGGCGAAAGCAAGAAGTCCCTGAGCACCTACGTCGAGTCGCGCGTACAGAGCGTCACGGTCGGCAGCGATGGCGTGTTCCTCGACCTGCCCGGCCTGGGCACCGCCCCGCTCGACTACGTGCTGCGCATCAGCTGA
- the flgC gene encoding flagellar basal body rod protein FlgC, with the protein MSNLPIFDVAGSAMNAQSVRLSTIASNLANADSVSGNPDDVFRAKQPVFRAEGVPGDPSLAGVNVVEVRESDAAPLKRYEPGHPLADAQGYVYAPAVDPVAQMVDLISASRSYQANVEVFNSAKELALATLNMGR; encoded by the coding sequence ATGAGCAACCTGCCCATCTTCGACGTCGCCGGTTCGGCGATGAACGCGCAGTCGGTGCGACTGAGCACCATCGCTTCCAACCTCGCCAACGCCGATTCGGTGTCGGGCAATCCCGACGACGTGTTCCGCGCCAAGCAGCCGGTGTTCCGCGCAGAAGGCGTGCCGGGCGATCCGTCGCTCGCCGGCGTCAACGTGGTGGAGGTGCGCGAGAGCGACGCCGCGCCGCTCAAGCGCTACGAACCCGGCCATCCGCTCGCCGACGCGCAGGGCTACGTGTACGCGCCCGCGGTGGACCCGGTCGCGCAGATGGTCGATCTCATTTCCGCCTCGCGCAGCTACCAGGCCAACGTCGAGGTCTTCAACAGCGCCAAGGAGCTGGCGCTGGCCACGCTGAACATGGGCCGCTGA
- the flgB gene encoding flagellar basal body rod protein FlgB, translating into MSDFLGIHGTALALREQRLQLLSANMANADTPGFQAQDLDFTSALQAALQPNAAAGDAIDGAVQGARFARPSSQPSLDGNTVDGEREHALFAQAALEYRASLNFVESKVRTMLTAITGQ; encoded by the coding sequence ATGTCCGACTTCCTTGGCATCCACGGCACTGCGCTGGCCCTGCGCGAGCAGCGGCTGCAACTGCTGTCGGCCAACATGGCCAACGCCGACACGCCCGGCTTCCAGGCGCAGGACCTGGACTTCACCTCGGCCCTGCAGGCCGCGCTGCAGCCCAACGCCGCGGCCGGCGACGCCATCGATGGCGCCGTGCAGGGCGCGCGTTTCGCCCGTCCGTCCAGCCAGCCCAGCCTCGACGGCAACACCGTCGACGGTGAGCGCGAGCACGCGCTGTTCGCGCAGGCGGCGCTGGAGTACCGCGCCTCGCTGAACTTCGTCGAATCCAAGGTCCGCACGATGCTGACCGCGATCACCGGCCAGTAA
- a CDS encoding chemotaxis protein has translation MSQDLLDRIDQRTRLAGHNRLALLLFRLGSRQLFGVNVFKVQEVLPRPPLFTLPQLPAAFSGAADVRGRSIPVLDLARAIGHGTPDSAEPRYLVVTEFNRSVQGFLVSAVDRIVNIAVEDIHPPPEHGAEQHYLTGVTRHHGELIQLIDVESVLAESAPRASDADRIAPLAASNPAAPREVLVVDDSRVARNQIRLVLEHLGLGSTLLSDGRQALEHLQQLVQSGFNPNERYAMVISDIEMPAMDGYTLTTEIRRDPALRGLFVLLHTSLSGVFNQAMVERVGADDFVPKYSEHELAQRVTARVNSLS, from the coding sequence ATGAGTCAGGACCTGCTCGACCGCATCGACCAACGCACCCGCCTGGCCGGCCACAACCGCCTGGCGCTGCTCCTGTTCCGCCTCGGCTCGCGTCAGCTTTTTGGCGTGAACGTCTTCAAGGTGCAGGAAGTCCTGCCGCGCCCGCCGCTGTTCACCCTGCCGCAGCTGCCCGCCGCGTTCAGCGGTGCGGCCGACGTGCGCGGTCGCAGTATCCCGGTGCTGGATCTGGCCCGCGCCATCGGCCACGGCACACCGGACTCGGCCGAGCCCCGCTACCTGGTGGTGACCGAGTTCAACCGCTCCGTGCAGGGCTTCCTGGTCTCGGCGGTGGACCGGATCGTCAACATCGCGGTCGAGGACATCCATCCGCCGCCGGAACACGGCGCCGAACAGCACTACCTCACCGGCGTCACCCGCCACCACGGCGAGCTGATCCAGCTGATCGACGTGGAAAGCGTGCTGGCCGAATCCGCACCGCGCGCCAGCGACGCCGATCGCATCGCCCCGCTCGCCGCGTCCAACCCCGCCGCCCCGCGCGAGGTGCTGGTGGTGGACGACTCGCGCGTGGCGCGCAACCAGATCCGCCTGGTGCTGGAACACCTGGGCCTGGGATCCACCCTCCTCTCGGACGGCCGCCAGGCGCTGGAGCACCTGCAACAGCTGGTCCAGAGCGGGTTCAACCCGAACGAGCGCTACGCGATGGTCATCTCCGACATCGAGATGCCGGCGATGGACGGCTACACCCTGACGACGGAAATCCGGCGCGACCCGGCCCTGCGCGGGCTGTTCGTGCTGTTGCACACCTCGCTGTCGGGCGTGTTCAACCAGGCGATGGTCGAGCGCGTGGGCGCGGACGACTTCGTGCCCAAGTACTCCGAACACGAGCTGGCGCAGCGCGTGACGGCGCGGGTGAACTCGCTGTCGTAG
- the flgA gene encoding flagellar basal body P-ring formation chaperone FlgA yields MRAILIALLALTPSLLQAGAFQSPDSIRTAAIAAMGAAGQVDASVDSQLRMPACGQPLAATVAGATSVAVRCADNPGWQVYVPVRVRREADVVVLARPVRSDEPIGPEHLAVQRRELGQEAGPVVADPAAALGRRLRKAKPAGAVLTADDLGDEAALRRGDPVTLVSRAGGMEVRMGGRALGPARMGSTVSVENTGSRRIIRGRLVGPGVVEVNL; encoded by the coding sequence GTGCGCGCCATCCTCATCGCCTTGCTGGCATTGACGCCGTCGCTGCTGCAGGCGGGGGCGTTCCAGTCGCCCGATTCGATCCGCACTGCCGCGATCGCTGCGATGGGTGCGGCCGGACAAGTCGACGCATCGGTGGATTCGCAGCTGCGCATGCCCGCGTGCGGGCAGCCGCTGGCGGCCACCGTCGCCGGAGCGACTTCAGTCGCGGTGCGCTGTGCCGACAATCCGGGATGGCAGGTCTATGTGCCGGTGCGGGTGCGTCGGGAAGCCGACGTGGTCGTACTCGCCAGGCCGGTGCGCAGCGACGAGCCGATCGGGCCGGAGCACCTCGCGGTGCAGCGGCGCGAACTCGGGCAGGAGGCCGGACCGGTCGTGGCCGATCCGGCTGCGGCCCTCGGTCGGCGTCTGCGCAAGGCCAAGCCGGCCGGCGCGGTGCTGACCGCGGACGATCTGGGCGACGAGGCGGCCTTGCGTCGCGGCGACCCGGTCACCCTGGTCTCGCGCGCCGGCGGGATGGAGGTGCGCATGGGTGGTCGCGCCCTCGGGCCGGCCCGGATGGGCTCGACGGTCTCGGTCGAGAACACCGGATCGCGCCGTATCATCCGGGGTCGGCTGGTCGGCCCCGGGGTCGTTGAGGTCAATCTGTGA
- the flgM gene encoding flagellar biosynthesis anti-sigma factor FlgM gives MTHKIDGAMSPALRQIDAAASSSVQSRSGAERGQPVGATAAADQMRLTGDATGLQALERELGAAPAGIDVAKVNAVRAAIADGSYRVDPQAIADRMLSLENALSK, from the coding sequence ATGACCCACAAGATCGACGGTGCCATGTCGCCCGCGCTGCGTCAGATCGACGCCGCGGCCAGCTCGTCCGTGCAGTCCCGCTCCGGTGCCGAACGCGGCCAGCCGGTCGGTGCGACCGCGGCGGCAGACCAGATGCGCCTGACCGGTGACGCCACCGGCCTGCAGGCGCTGGAGCGCGAGCTCGGCGCGGCCCCGGCCGGCATCGACGTCGCCAAGGTCAACGCCGTGCGCGCCGCCATCGCCGATGGCAGCTACCGCGTCGACCCGCAGGCGATCGCCGACCGCATGCTCTCGCTCGAGAACGCGCTGTCCAAGTGA
- a CDS encoding flagellar protein FlgN → MTAHVTGDLHPLDALERALHEERRALLEHDVDALLGSTQAKLVALRQAEASQVGANEAPRVLALSELNQANGALLARRRREVNWSLRHLGRVDADTVYDASGQSGAKPQARCLGVG, encoded by the coding sequence GTGACCGCCCACGTGACCGGCGACCTGCACCCGCTGGATGCGCTCGAACGCGCGCTGCACGAGGAGCGTCGCGCGCTGCTCGAGCACGACGTCGACGCGCTGCTGGGCTCGACCCAGGCCAAGCTCGTCGCATTGCGGCAGGCCGAAGCGTCGCAGGTCGGCGCGAACGAAGCGCCCCGGGTGCTTGCCCTGAGCGAGCTCAACCAGGCCAACGGCGCCCTGCTGGCGCGCCGCCGCCGCGAAGTGAACTGGTCGCTGCGCCACCTCGGTCGGGTCGACGCGGACACCGTGTACGATGCCTCGGGACAGTCGGGCGCCAAACCGCAGGCGCGCTGTCTCGGAGTCGGATGA
- a CDS encoding ATP-binding protein, giving the protein MNELGDALDSTTWSEDMLWAVAMSDLAVFLLDGDGKLLHSNDAARVLAMRLHPNEVHPDPAMLLSYVPEQGWQIAVRDGRWIGEAPTTQPGLVLEIKAFAGRDRGRCRRFAVMSDISVRSAREGELRRRHDELQSTYDRLASAQEQLLQSEKMASIGQLAAGVAHEINNPIGYVHSNLGTLQEYVGALLALLDGYNTALQSDEPTVSRPLLRKLRDRLDVDFIVGDLPKLLEESREGIERVTKIVQDLKEFSHVERDEPMRPSDLRKGLESTLNIVWNDLKYKARIDKHYDEVPLVECYLSEINQVFMNLLINAGQAIADRGLITLAMGTEGDEVWVSVGDDGVGIPEEVQARIFDPFYTTKPIGRGTGLGLAIAYRIVAKHHGRIDVSSRPGAGSTFRVVLPIAQPVLSRPRK; this is encoded by the coding sequence ATGAACGAACTGGGCGACGCGCTGGATAGCACCACCTGGAGCGAAGACATGCTCTGGGCGGTCGCGATGTCCGACCTCGCCGTGTTCCTGCTCGACGGCGACGGCAAACTGCTCCACAGCAACGACGCCGCGCGCGTGCTGGCCATGCGCCTGCACCCGAACGAAGTGCATCCCGATCCGGCGATGCTGCTGTCCTATGTTCCCGAACAGGGCTGGCAGATCGCGGTGCGCGACGGCCGCTGGATCGGCGAAGCGCCGACCACGCAGCCCGGACTGGTCCTCGAGATCAAGGCGTTCGCCGGACGCGATCGCGGCCGCTGCCGCCGCTTCGCGGTGATGAGCGACATCTCCGTGCGCTCTGCGCGCGAGGGCGAACTGCGTCGCCGCCACGACGAACTGCAATCCACCTACGACCGCCTCGCCAGTGCGCAGGAACAACTGCTGCAGTCGGAGAAGATGGCCTCGATCGGCCAGCTCGCGGCCGGCGTCGCGCACGAGATCAACAATCCGATCGGCTACGTGCACTCCAACCTGGGCACGTTGCAGGAATACGTCGGCGCGCTGCTCGCGCTGCTCGACGGCTACAACACCGCGCTGCAGTCCGACGAACCCACCGTCAGCCGCCCACTGCTGCGCAAGCTGCGCGACCGTCTGGACGTGGACTTCATCGTCGGCGACCTGCCCAAGTTGCTGGAGGAATCGCGCGAGGGCATCGAGCGCGTGACCAAGATCGTGCAGGACCTCAAGGAGTTCTCGCACGTCGAGCGCGACGAGCCGATGCGCCCGTCGGACCTGCGCAAGGGCCTGGAATCCACGCTCAACATCGTGTGGAACGACCTGAAGTACAAGGCGCGCATCGACAAGCACTACGACGAAGTGCCGCTGGTGGAGTGCTACCTGTCGGAGATCAACCAGGTCTTCATGAACCTGCTGATCAACGCCGGCCAGGCCATCGCCGACCGCGGCCTGATCACGCTGGCGATGGGCACCGAAGGCGACGAGGTGTGGGTGAGCGTCGGCGACGACGGCGTCGGCATTCCCGAGGAAGTGCAGGCGCGCATCTTCGATCCGTTCTACACGACCAAGCCGATCGGTCGCGGCACCGGACTCGGTCTCGCCATCGCATACCGCATCGTCGCCAAGCACCACGGTCGCATCGATGTGAGCAGTCGTCCCGGCGCGGGCAGCACGTTCCGCGTGGTGCTGCCGATCGCGCAGCCGGTGTTGTCGCGACCGCGGAAGTAG